The following are from one region of the Leptospira andrefontaineae genome:
- a CDS encoding SH3 domain-containing protein, whose product MKFNIRSIRDIFRIISLLFLVVGFGFFCKKEAPTNGVEQKFFLKDADGVYLLKYDSTLFESDKEDRIRAASYIKPENFEITQGEISACVRLDSNSKTIKFYLPLTDQSYDFQIANDSNFSIENDLQSLKVNMVTPTGEIPLTFKSDGSLNLLWANKGGRIVSLLGRPIKVETDCKGPMTILNSECRKPDDGILRYQANNKEGVDLREKPDANSEILEHLSNGSELEIVTKDFSEWMIPDAWIQVQTKFRKYGYVQRKELKKRHYECYTANTKLNEIFDFLSSYSSFRILPNYKARISQYRNSKNELEWGCGIEPSEAEYYGCEFDTIKFAKEKVVFSYFFWDYYIAQDENRKNKFTCEISREELSDLTPWNSELNVVNCQSGGSFAR is encoded by the coding sequence ATGAAATTTAACATCCGATCTATTCGAGATATTTTTCGGATAATTTCTTTATTATTTTTAGTGGTTGGTTTTGGTTTTTTTTGCAAGAAAGAGGCGCCAACTAATGGAGTTGAACAGAAGTTTTTTCTTAAAGATGCAGACGGCGTTTATCTGTTAAAATACGATTCTACCTTGTTCGAGTCAGATAAAGAAGATAGAATACGAGCGGCTAGTTATATTAAGCCTGAGAATTTTGAAATTACGCAGGGAGAAATTTCCGCCTGTGTTCGTTTGGATTCGAATTCGAAAACAATTAAGTTCTACTTACCATTAACGGACCAATCTTACGATTTCCAAATTGCGAATGATTCCAATTTTTCGATCGAAAACGATTTACAGTCCTTGAAAGTCAATATGGTAACTCCTACCGGAGAAATTCCGTTAACTTTTAAGTCAGATGGCTCATTGAATTTGCTTTGGGCTAATAAAGGGGGTCGCATTGTTAGTCTTTTAGGTCGCCCTATAAAAGTGGAAACTGACTGTAAAGGACCAATGACCATCCTAAACTCGGAATGTCGAAAGCCGGACGATGGGATATTGCGTTACCAAGCTAATAATAAAGAAGGTGTCGATCTTAGAGAAAAACCGGATGCTAATTCGGAAATTTTAGAACATCTGTCTAATGGTTCTGAATTAGAAATAGTAACCAAGGATTTTTCTGAATGGATGATTCCAGATGCTTGGATTCAAGTGCAGACAAAGTTTAGAAAATATGGGTATGTTCAACGTAAAGAGCTTAAAAAAAGACATTACGAATGCTATACGGCGAACACAAAATTAAACGAAATATTCGACTTTTTGAGTAGTTATTCTTCCTTTAGAATTTTGCCTAATTATAAAGCTAGAATCAGCCAATATCGAAATTCGAAGAATGAATTAGAATGGGGCTGCGGTATTGAACCATCGGAAGCAGAATATTATGGTTGTGAATTCGATACTATTAAGTTTGCAAAGGAAAAGGTTGTCTTTTCATACTTTTTTTGGGACTATTACATCGCTCAAGATGAAAATCGAAAGAATAAATTCACATGTGAAATTTCCCGAGAAGAATTGTCAGATCTTACCCCGTGGAATTCGGAACTCAATGTAGTTAATTGTCAATCGGGTGGAAGTTTTGCTCGTTGA
- a CDS encoding polyhydroxyalkanoate synthesis regulator DNA-binding domain-containing protein, translating to MKVLKRYANRRLYDPETSKTITLEDVAEMIIAGEEIKVIDNMSGQDITPKILGQTFLKVSLGQRNEEFSNYMLSALIRETGKDISALFGRLVLGGIGLAYLTKEKMDRILQSMVALGELRLEEVKSYREDLLTHLAQRASENSEQIQEDLKKVGRELEEGGEKELAVEDLSEKIRKIAERVKETESL from the coding sequence ATGAAAGTTCTGAAAAGATACGCAAACAGAAGGTTGTACGATCCCGAAACCAGCAAAACGATTACTCTAGAAGATGTCGCCGAGATGATCATCGCGGGCGAAGAGATCAAAGTGATCGATAATATGAGCGGTCAGGACATCACTCCTAAGATCCTAGGCCAGACCTTTCTTAAAGTAAGTTTGGGTCAAAGAAACGAAGAATTCTCCAATTACATGCTTTCTGCCCTGATCCGAGAAACGGGTAAAGATATCAGCGCATTATTCGGCCGTTTGGTCCTGGGAGGGATAGGTCTTGCCTATCTAACCAAGGAAAAAATGGACAGGATCCTACAGAGTATGGTGGCATTGGGCGAACTTCGGTTGGAAGAAGTAAAAAGTTACCGCGAAGACCTACTTACCCATTTAGCCCAAAGAGCCAGCGAAAATAGCGAACAGATCCAGGAAGACCTCAAAAAAGTGGGTCGAGAATTGGAAGAAGGCGGCGAAAAGGAATTGGCTGTCGAGGATCTATCGGAGAAAATTCGCAAGATTGCGGAAAGAGTCAAGGAAACCGAGTCCCTCTAA
- a CDS encoding WG repeat-containing protein, with translation MAESIYDRSPYDLISIRESYFNEGVIDSDGNIIVKPEYSSGNLFIYGSMMPVFWLHDFQTSKVYLSRTLLRTFPGKVRVISVIDKEQLIIIEQEDQFAVFDFAGKDLIFLRRGHYSGYEQGMFLIKVGEKYQFLDRNGKVLGNKTFEDAKEFSESLAPVKLKNKWGFFNNNGTWTIQTTFDEAKQFQNDLAAVKVADQWGYIDRNGKFIVEPQFKDAYEFTKGGIAKVLLSKGCQILSKEGALGPKGDYCNIKGSQLISISSEDSEHYVLFDQRNGFVELGEVGESFPNYFSFRQNGKIGLVSPDTGFVISPEYDSVRYNQTDELYILERSGLTDILNSNGSWFLRGTKESIFGCKENICITVDRKTGRKGYIESNLKKITENIFTYADSFSDGLAKVFRDGNWEYIDTTGKTVFKGAYKNSGNFFQGLAWFEQNGKFGYLNRNGKMQIPVEFDTAENFFDSFAIAKKDGRFGLINTKGEFVISPMFEAIERIEPKRYRVQFEKRYGILNLEKCGL, from the coding sequence TTGGCAGAATCGATTTATGATCGATCTCCCTATGATTTGATATCGATCCGAGAGAGTTATTTTAACGAAGGTGTAATCGATTCCGATGGGAATATTATCGTAAAACCTGAATACTCGAGCGGGAATCTTTTTATATATGGAAGCATGATGCCCGTATTCTGGCTTCATGATTTCCAAACATCTAAAGTTTACCTTTCAAGAACGTTATTACGTACATTCCCCGGAAAAGTCAGAGTTATTAGTGTTATTGATAAGGAACAACTAATCATTATCGAACAAGAGGATCAATTTGCAGTCTTTGATTTTGCTGGAAAAGATCTGATATTCTTGCGCCGCGGCCATTATTCCGGATACGAACAGGGAATGTTCTTAATCAAGGTCGGTGAAAAGTATCAATTTTTGGATCGTAATGGAAAAGTACTTGGAAACAAAACTTTTGAGGATGCTAAGGAATTTTCTGAGTCGCTAGCACCTGTGAAATTAAAAAATAAATGGGGATTTTTCAATAATAATGGGACCTGGACAATCCAAACGACCTTTGATGAAGCTAAACAGTTTCAAAACGATTTAGCAGCTGTTAAAGTTGCCGACCAATGGGGATACATAGATCGAAACGGCAAATTTATAGTAGAACCGCAATTCAAAGATGCTTATGAATTTACCAAAGGTGGTATAGCAAAGGTATTATTATCGAAAGGTTGCCAGATCCTTAGCAAGGAAGGCGCTTTAGGTCCTAAAGGGGATTATTGCAATATTAAAGGAAGTCAATTAATTTCCATCTCTTCAGAGGATTCTGAACATTATGTTCTATTTGATCAACGCAACGGGTTTGTCGAGTTAGGTGAAGTCGGAGAATCGTTTCCGAATTATTTTTCATTCCGCCAAAACGGAAAGATCGGATTAGTTTCACCGGATACAGGTTTTGTTATTTCTCCTGAATACGATTCTGTTCGTTACAATCAGACAGATGAATTGTATATTTTGGAGAGAAGTGGCCTTACAGACATTCTTAATTCGAACGGCTCTTGGTTTTTACGAGGTACGAAAGAAAGTATCTTCGGATGTAAAGAGAATATTTGTATCACCGTCGACCGGAAAACTGGACGTAAGGGATATATTGAATCAAACCTAAAGAAAATAACCGAAAATATATTTACCTATGCAGATAGTTTTTCTGACGGATTAGCGAAAGTTTTTCGAGATGGCAATTGGGAATACATCGATACTACTGGAAAAACTGTTTTTAAAGGAGCTTATAAAAATTCTGGGAATTTCTTTCAAGGTCTTGCTTGGTTCGAACAGAACGGTAAGTTCGGATATTTGAATCGTAATGGGAAGATGCAAATTCCGGTTGAATTCGATACTGCGGAAAATTTTTTCGACTCGTTTGCAATTGCTAAAAAAGATGGCCGATTCGGATTGATTAACACAAAAGGTGAATTTGTAATTTCTCCGATGTTTGAAGCGATCGAACGGATTGAACCTAAGCGATATCGAGTTCAATTTGAGAAACGATATGGAATTTTGAATTTGGAGAAGTGCGGATTATGA
- a CDS encoding metal-dependent hydrolase, with translation MSVKAEKKERNIKPINGDSPSVRKMDFEGLDQLSDYYVAGNSFLTHTVNAYHVIFPEGERFFIKSVKAFADQVKDPALQNNIKGFIGQEVQHGKEHEKALEMLVKQGRPVSKILNFYNKTAYGFFWPVLEFIFGKKLKLAVTAGLEHYTASLGEVTLRFGLHEQAEGEMRNLLLWHACEEIEHKSVAYDVLQTVSKSYILRTFGFIVASIMFWGYAFTLQHMFIFADPKIGFKRYFSDLISAGSYARLIVIEVGKLAFLYFKPGFHPNQTGGYDLANAALATI, from the coding sequence ATGTCAGTGAAGGCAGAAAAAAAAGAACGGAATATTAAGCCGATCAACGGCGATTCTCCAAGCGTTCGTAAGATGGACTTTGAAGGGTTGGACCAATTATCAGATTATTACGTGGCGGGAAATTCTTTCCTGACCCATACGGTTAACGCATACCATGTGATCTTTCCAGAAGGAGAAAGATTCTTTATTAAAAGTGTAAAAGCTTTCGCGGATCAAGTAAAGGATCCTGCATTACAAAATAATATTAAAGGTTTTATCGGTCAGGAAGTTCAACACGGGAAAGAGCATGAAAAAGCTCTGGAGATGTTGGTAAAACAAGGACGCCCGGTTTCTAAGATCCTGAATTTTTATAATAAGACTGCTTACGGATTCTTCTGGCCGGTTTTAGAATTTATCTTTGGTAAGAAGTTGAAACTTGCAGTGACTGCAGGCTTGGAACATTATACCGCTTCCTTGGGAGAAGTTACTCTTAGATTCGGACTTCATGAACAAGCGGAAGGTGAGATGAGAAATCTACTTCTTTGGCACGCATGCGAAGAGATAGAGCATAAATCAGTTGCTTATGATGTTCTTCAAACAGTTTCTAAAAGTTATATTTTAAGGACTTTCGGGTTTATCGTAGCTTCCATCATGTTCTGGGGATACGCATTCACTCTTCAGCATATGTTTATCTTTGCAGATCCTAAGATTGGATTCAAAAGATATTTCTCCGACCTTATCTCTGCAGGTTCTTACGCAAGATTGATCGTTATAGAAGTCGGAAAATTAGCTTTCTTATATTTCAAGCCGGGGTTTCACCCGAACCAAACCGGCGGTTATGATCTCGCAAACGCTGCATTAGCAACTATCTAA
- a CDS encoding metal-dependent hydrolase: protein MSAQTKNKNLKSIDANSPTVRKMNFEGLENLPDHYIANNSFMTHTVNAYHILFPEGERFFIKSVKAFADQVKDPGLSSRVKSFIGQEVQHGKEHEKILEILKGQGRPITLMEKVYKWTAFSFFLPVFEFFFGKKLKLAVTAGLEHYTASMAEISIRHNFHDDAYGEMRSLLLWHACEEIEHKSVAYDVLQTVSKSHFLRIMGFIVASFMFWGYALSLQHWFLLTDKKVGFRKYFQDMKSARKIGRILYPQLFSAALLYFKKDFHPDQTGGYELANAALITI, encoded by the coding sequence ATGAGTGCTCAAACCAAGAATAAAAATCTAAAATCAATAGATGCGAATTCTCCTACAGTTCGTAAGATGAATTTTGAAGGTCTGGAAAATTTGCCGGATCATTATATCGCAAATAATTCATTCATGACCCACACTGTGAATGCGTATCATATCCTATTTCCGGAAGGAGAAAGATTTTTTATCAAGAGTGTAAAAGCTTTTGCAGACCAAGTGAAAGATCCAGGTCTTTCTTCTAGAGTGAAATCTTTTATCGGACAAGAAGTCCAACACGGAAAAGAACACGAAAAGATCCTAGAGATCTTGAAAGGCCAAGGAAGACCGATCACTCTTATGGAGAAGGTTTATAAATGGACTGCTTTTAGCTTCTTCTTACCTGTATTCGAATTTTTCTTCGGTAAAAAACTGAAACTTGCGGTGACTGCGGGTTTAGAACATTATACAGCTAGTATGGCTGAAATTTCTATCCGCCATAATTTCCATGATGATGCGTATGGTGAAATGAGAAGTCTACTTCTTTGGCATGCTTGCGAAGAGATAGAACATAAATCAGTTGCATATGACGTTCTTCAAACAGTTTCTAAAAGTCATTTCCTGAGAATTATGGGATTCATCGTGGCATCCTTTATGTTTTGGGGATACGCTTTAAGCCTACAACATTGGTTCTTACTCACTGATAAGAAAGTGGGATTCCGTAAATATTTTCAAGATATGAAGTCAGCACGTAAGATAGGAAGGATCTTATATCCTCAACTTTTCAGTGCGGCACTTCTATATTTCAAAAAAGATTTTCATCCGGACCAAACCGGTGGATACGAGCTTGCGAATGCGGCTCTGATAACTATCTAG
- a CDS encoding prohibitin family protein, protein MTRFQLLRKSLSLFALISLSLLAGTGCYTNIRPGEAGLRYHPLTSGLQKDLLTNAIYFYAPWNDVVLYQTQWTSYKEKVDVLTRDDLTINVVAAVILRPVPGEIYNLQIEIGPDYYEKVVRPQFRTSVRNALSAYSMIKISKETPKVSQDIRQALGEKLRGKHVEIDDVIIDDIEYSRPILTAIEGKLTKEQEQEQMKFEINIAKKDAEITVIHAEAKAKSTVIEAEGTAQATVIEAQARAKAQKMIAAQLTKQYLQLKAFENPNTKLLFVPTGKDSLPMIINTPSDGPKALDLPQAGDK, encoded by the coding sequence ATGACCAGGTTTCAATTATTAAGAAAAAGTTTGAGTTTGTTTGCCCTTATTTCCCTGAGCTTGCTCGCGGGAACGGGTTGTTATACGAATATTCGTCCCGGAGAGGCAGGACTCAGATATCATCCTTTAACGAGTGGGCTCCAAAAGGATCTATTGACGAATGCAATTTATTTCTACGCTCCGTGGAACGACGTAGTATTGTACCAAACCCAGTGGACCTCTTATAAAGAAAAAGTGGATGTTCTTACTAGAGATGATTTAACCATCAACGTTGTGGCAGCAGTCATTCTGAGGCCTGTTCCAGGAGAAATCTATAATCTTCAGATAGAGATAGGTCCGGATTATTACGAAAAAGTGGTACGTCCTCAATTCAGGACATCTGTTCGTAACGCGTTATCCGCTTATAGTATGATCAAAATTTCTAAGGAAACTCCTAAGGTCTCGCAGGATATTCGCCAAGCTTTAGGAGAAAAGTTAAGAGGAAAACATGTAGAAATAGATGATGTGATCATAGACGATATAGAATACAGCCGTCCAATCTTGACTGCGATAGAAGGTAAACTTACTAAAGAGCAAGAACAGGAACAAATGAAATTCGAGATCAATATAGCGAAGAAGGACGCAGAAATCACAGTGATCCATGCGGAAGCTAAAGCAAAATCAACAGTAATAGAAGCGGAAGGAACCGCACAAGCAACTGTGATCGAAGCCCAAGCAAGAGCTAAGGCTCAGAAGATGATCGCGGCCCAGTTGACAAAACAATATCTGCAACTAAAAGCTTTCGAAAATCCTAATACAAAACTCCTGTTTGTGCCTACTGGAAAGGATTCCCTTCCTATGATCATAAACACTCCTTCGGACGGTCCTAAAGCTCTAGATCTTCCTCAAGCAGGAGATAAATAA
- a CDS encoding YciI family protein: MKFFLIELEYLVPLEKLDQAVPAHREFLQTLYDVGTLLLSGPKEPRNGGMIIAKSISLEKISELMKGDPFAKLGYANYKFTEFHPVKHQTFLKSWLEG, encoded by the coding sequence ATGAAATTTTTCCTGATCGAATTAGAATATTTAGTACCCCTCGAAAAATTAGACCAAGCGGTCCCGGCTCATAGAGAGTTCTTACAAACCTTGTATGATGTTGGGACCCTTCTTTTGTCCGGGCCAAAAGAGCCGAGAAACGGCGGAATGATCATCGCAAAATCTATCTCCTTAGAAAAGATCAGTGAGTTAATGAAAGGGGATCCTTTTGCGAAATTAGGTTACGCAAATTATAAATTCACTGAGTTCCATCCGGTAAAACACCAGACATTCCTAAAAAGTTGGTTAGAAGGCTGA
- a CDS encoding HEAT repeat domain-containing protein — translation MSTVRILILGIILSLTSQISAKEQIYEKLDQLFYDQVKKLESGNLEERIQAADYLKFVSSKLAVRPLLKALKGNPNVPKSEENSPTLKFTIAQALGAMESDIAGPGMLEEFKKISATVQEGDYPSFSSPEGYNTVIAAGEILRNVGLLPYTKENQEAIVNALNHPNFYVRASAADGLKNLNRKEALSQLNSAIDKEKNPFAKVAILNAIVYINRIANQKFYDMCAFLKDESPLVRYRASIAVGEVDLKAGEYSLREALLVEHDKMVREQIKKDLSSVTGFKMPANLPLFLKD, via the coding sequence ATGTCGACCGTAAGAATCCTAATCCTCGGAATCATATTATCACTAACTTCTCAGATTTCTGCAAAAGAGCAGATCTATGAGAAGTTGGACCAATTGTTTTATGACCAAGTCAAAAAATTGGAAAGCGGGAACCTAGAAGAAAGGATCCAAGCTGCGGATTATTTAAAATTCGTAAGCAGTAAGTTGGCGGTCCGCCCTCTTCTTAAGGCGTTAAAAGGAAATCCGAACGTTCCTAAGTCGGAGGAAAATTCCCCTACCTTAAAATTCACGATTGCTCAAGCATTGGGAGCAATGGAATCCGATATCGCCGGACCTGGAATGTTGGAAGAATTTAAAAAGATCTCCGCAACCGTTCAGGAAGGAGATTATCCTTCTTTCAGCTCTCCCGAAGGTTATAATACGGTGATCGCAGCGGGAGAGATTCTCCGAAACGTAGGACTTCTTCCTTATACAAAAGAAAACCAAGAAGCGATCGTAAACGCTTTGAATCATCCGAATTTTTATGTAAGAGCTTCTGCAGCGGATGGGTTGAAAAATCTAAACCGGAAGGAAGCACTTTCTCAATTAAATTCAGCGATCGATAAGGAAAAAAATCCTTTTGCGAAAGTTGCGATCTTAAACGCGATCGTATACATCAATCGTATCGCAAACCAGAAGTTCTACGATATGTGTGCATTCTTAAAAGACGAATCTCCTTTAGTTCGTTATAGAGCATCCATCGCAGTGGGCGAAGTGGATCTAAAAGCTGGAGAATATTCTTTGAGAGAAGCGTTACTCGTCGAGCATGATAAAATGGTAAGAGAGCAGATCAAGAAGGACCTATCAAGTGTGACAGGATTCAAGATGCCTGCGAATCTTCCTCTTTTCTTGAAAGACTGA
- a CDS encoding DedA family protein — METIKYLLDFFLHLENHLDALIVAYGTWIYLILFLIIFCETGLVVTPILPGDSLLFALGAFAARGSLDLSTLLVLLIIAAILGDTVNYAIGHLAGEQILAKEKVPFLNKKHLEKAHRFYEMYGGKTIIIARFIPIVRTFAPFVAGIGSMTYTKFILYNIVGGVVWIAIFLFGGYKFGNLEFVQRNFKIVILAIIVISVMPAVIEYIREMRKSKTSGK; from the coding sequence TTGGAAACTATCAAATATCTTTTAGACTTCTTCTTGCATCTTGAAAATCATTTGGATGCATTGATCGTTGCTTATGGCACTTGGATCTATCTAATCCTATTCTTGATCATCTTTTGTGAAACCGGTCTTGTTGTAACTCCTATACTTCCGGGAGATAGCTTGCTCTTTGCTTTGGGTGCATTCGCAGCCAGAGGAAGTTTAGATCTTAGTACCTTGCTTGTACTTCTTATTATTGCTGCGATCTTAGGTGACACAGTCAATTACGCGATCGGTCATTTGGCAGGAGAACAGATCCTTGCAAAGGAGAAGGTCCCCTTCTTAAATAAAAAACACCTGGAAAAGGCTCATCGTTTCTACGAGATGTACGGTGGAAAGACCATTATCATTGCAAGATTCATCCCGATCGTCAGAACATTCGCTCCTTTCGTGGCTGGGATCGGAAGTATGACTTATACTAAATTCATTTTGTATAATATAGTCGGCGGAGTTGTTTGGATCGCTATTTTCCTATTCGGCGGTTATAAGTTCGGGAATCTGGAGTTTGTTCAAAGGAACTTTAAGATCGTAATTCTCGCGATCATCGTCATTTCAGTAATGCCTGCAGTGATAGAGTATATTAGAGAAATGAGAAAATCAAAAACTTCGGGAAAATAA
- a CDS encoding fatty acid desaturase, with protein MKKNTELKETLGSVREIISDSSFDNPAYLGIAYFIRDLFFFSVTMFLLWNVETWYYLPFLWVFAGLSIASLFIIGHDACHGALFKSERLAYWIGQIAMLPSLHAYNQWGYGHNRVHHGHTIKINGDFVWHPVTPEKYKNFGIFRKAFHRLSWSAFGGGIYYLVEIWLKGMVLFTAPMKEALRDKLLMLTFAFGSAGAVFYFGGNTPTGFDLGLGTWFFLKVWLLPFISWNYFIGVTVYVHHIRPEVPWKDSDDWTPFYGQMRGTVNYHVPKLLNFFMHNIFIHSPHHVHMKIPFYKLGQALEEIKVHYGAYVVERKSVWKDYIESTSKCKLIDPDTKRWMTYSEAFNDEDESEPELEAAT; from the coding sequence ATGAAAAAGAATACAGAACTGAAAGAAACTCTTGGAAGCGTAAGAGAAATTATCTCTGATAGCAGCTTCGATAATCCCGCTTACTTAGGGATCGCATATTTTATCCGGGACCTATTCTTCTTCTCGGTTACAATGTTTTTACTTTGGAATGTTGAAACTTGGTATTACCTTCCTTTTCTTTGGGTATTTGCCGGTTTAAGCATCGCTTCCCTTTTTATTATCGGCCACGATGCCTGCCATGGAGCTCTATTCAAAAGTGAAAGACTCGCTTATTGGATCGGACAGATCGCAATGCTTCCTTCACTTCACGCTTATAATCAGTGGGGTTACGGACATAATAGAGTCCACCATGGTCATACGATCAAAATAAATGGCGATTTCGTTTGGCATCCTGTGACTCCGGAAAAATATAAAAATTTTGGAATATTCAGAAAGGCATTTCATAGACTTTCCTGGTCCGCATTCGGAGGAGGGATCTATTATTTAGTAGAGATTTGGTTGAAAGGAATGGTTCTTTTCACGGCTCCTATGAAAGAAGCTCTTAGGGATAAATTACTTATGCTTACTTTTGCATTCGGTTCTGCGGGTGCAGTTTTTTATTTCGGAGGAAATACCCCAACCGGATTTGATCTAGGACTCGGAACTTGGTTTTTCCTAAAAGTTTGGCTTCTACCTTTTATTTCTTGGAATTATTTCATCGGAGTTACCGTATATGTGCATCATATTCGTCCGGAAGTTCCTTGGAAAGACTCGGACGACTGGACTCCTTTTTACGGACAAATGAGAGGGACCGTAAATTATCATGTACCTAAACTTCTGAACTTCTTCATGCATAATATTTTCATTCATTCCCCTCATCATGTTCATATGAAAATCCCTTTCTATAAATTGGGCCAAGCTTTGGAAGAGATCAAAGTACACTACGGTGCGTATGTGGTAGAAAGAAAATCGGTTTGGAAAGATTATATTGAGTCCACTTCTAAATGTAAACTCATTGATCCGGATACTAAAAGATGGATGACCTATTCGGAAGCTTTTAACGATGAAGATGAATCGGAGCCTGAATTAGAAGCAGCTACTTAA
- a CDS encoding UvrD-helicase domain-containing protein: MNLSQFSEAQQEIIQDRSRFLQVIAAAGSGKTSTLVGVVQNELSQGTSGEEILILSFTRKAAGEIKERIKKKTNIDSVRVHTFHAFCLRALITWHPDFRNRRPSILTSSEKNLFFREWFRKESDIIGGIPYELLIGGSTLPSDFPQTWKSPLLEDYKNFKRKEGKLDLDDLVTMFLDSLENGEAWTEIPKRSLKRILVDEFQDTDPEQLRFLKLLSEQSKILVVGDDSQGIYSFRKSDITIFLNFPEMFQPCTRKFLNTNYRSLPKIVDTSSIPISKNKNKIEKKVIAYRKGKALVSRIKIDKIPELFNYLGELYKRSGGELKILCRSNHRIREYLRVGVPPELLLTIHSAKGLEFHTVIVDLADGWNLRKDSPEQIREEEHRVLYVALSRAKDCLIILGKRTGSGRETAEDLFFSYFKRDIPILKS, translated from the coding sequence ATGAACCTTTCCCAATTCAGCGAAGCACAACAAGAGATCATACAAGATCGTTCCAGATTTTTACAAGTAATCGCCGCAGCCGGTTCCGGAAAGACAAGCACCTTAGTCGGGGTAGTACAAAACGAACTTTCTCAAGGTACAAGCGGAGAAGAAATACTGATCCTCAGTTTTACTCGGAAAGCTGCAGGCGAGATCAAAGAAAGAATTAAAAAGAAAACTAATATAGATTCAGTAAGAGTTCACACATTCCATGCGTTCTGTTTGAGAGCATTGATCACCTGGCATCCTGATTTTAGAAATAGAAGACCTTCTATCCTGACTTCTTCCGAAAAGAATTTATTTTTCAGAGAATGGTTCCGTAAGGAATCGGATATTATCGGAGGAATTCCCTACGAACTTTTGATCGGGGGCTCCACATTACCTTCCGATTTTCCACAGACTTGGAAAAGCCCTTTATTAGAAGATTATAAAAACTTCAAACGAAAAGAAGGAAAACTGGATCTGGATGATTTGGTTACGATGTTTTTAGATTCTTTAGAAAATGGGGAAGCCTGGACTGAAATTCCAAAGAGAAGTTTAAAAAGGATCTTAGTAGATGAATTCCAAGACACGGATCCGGAACAACTTAGATTTTTGAAACTCCTCTCAGAACAATCAAAGATATTGGTTGTTGGAGATGATAGCCAAGGCATATATTCATTTCGAAAATCTGACATAACAATTTTTTTGAATTTTCCTGAAATGTTCCAACCTTGCACCAGAAAATTCCTAAACACGAATTATAGATCTCTCCCAAAGATAGTGGACACTTCTTCCATTCCAATCTCTAAAAATAAGAACAAAATAGAGAAGAAGGTAATTGCATATCGTAAAGGGAAAGCGCTGGTTTCTCGGATTAAAATAGATAAGATCCCCGAATTATTCAATTATTTGGGAGAATTGTATAAACGAAGTGGAGGAGAATTAAAAATATTATGCCGCTCTAATCACAGAATACGGGAATATTTGCGTGTGGGAGTTCCACCTGAACTATTGCTTACAATCCATTCTGCAAAAGGATTAGAATTTCATACTGTGATCGTGGACTTAGCAGATGGCTGGAATCTTAGGAAAGATTCTCCGGAACAAATCAGGGAAGAAGAGCATAGAGTTCTATATGTTGCACTTTCCAGAGCCAAGGATTGTCTCATTATCTTAGGCAAAAGGACAGGTTCGGGTAGAGAAACCGCGGAAGACTTATTTTTCTCTTATTTTAAAAGAGATATCCCGATCTTAAAATCCTGA